A single genomic interval of Prunus dulcis chromosome 5, ALMONDv2, whole genome shotgun sequence harbors:
- the LOC117628147 gene encoding uncharacterized protein LOC117628147, with translation MQDHIGIPACFSSSEKMSDDASAVTRSGHSVYMSVYRAKIADQCRLITITWCKNLLLHGLSVSLEGPDGENQQTCKVELKPWYFWRKQGSKRFVVDGKAVDIFWDLKSAKFNGGTEPKSEYYVAVVCDEEVVLLLGDLKKDAYRKTGYRPALIDPILVSKKEHIFGKKKFSTKAKFYERGRLHEIAIECKNRAGSISNGNSLNGVEPELEIRVDGHLVVHVKHLQWKFRGNESIHINKLRIEVYWDVHDWLFSPGLRHALFIFKPVLPSSTSLSPLSRSSSSSPQFSSLSSTPLSSQTSLGSVEGLNASGSSEFCLFLYAWKVE, from the coding sequence ATGCAAGACCATATTGGCATCCCTGCTTGCTTTTCATCAAGTGAGAAGATGAGTGATGATGCTTCAGCTGTAACTAGGTCAGGCCACAGTGTTTACATGTCTGTGTACAGAGCCAAGATTGCTGATCAGTGCCGCTTGATCACAATCACATGGTGCAAGAACTTGTTGCTCCATGGCCTATCTGTATCTCTTGAAGGCCCAGATGGAGAAAACCAGCAGACCTGCAAAGTTGAGCTCAAGCCATGGTACTTTTGGAGAAAACAAGGCTCCAAGCGCTTTGTAGTTGATGGCAAAGCAGTTGACATCTTCTGGGACCTCAAGTCTGCAAAATTCAATGGTGGGACAGAACCCAAGTCAGAGTATTATGTAGCAGTTGTTTGTGATGAAGAGGTTGTGTTGCTTCTTGGTGATCTGAAGAAAGATGCATATAGGAAGACAGGGTACAGGCCTGCTCTGATTGATCCCATTTTGGTTTCTAAAAAAGAACACATCTTTGGCAAGAAAAAGTTCTCCACAAAAGCCAAGTTTTATGAGAGAGGCAGGCTTCATGAAATTGCAATTGAGTGCAAGAACAGAGCTGGGAGCATCAGCAATGGCAATTCATTAAATGGGGTTGAGCCAGAATTGGAGATTAGGGTAGATGGCCATTTGGTGGTTCATGTTAAACACCTTCAGTGGAAATTCAGAGGTAATGAGTCCATTCATATCAACAAGTTAAGAATTGAGGTTTATTGGGATGTCCATGACTGGCTTTTTAGTCCTGGTTTGAGGCATGCATTGTTTATTTTCAAGCCAGTTTTGCCTTCCAGTACATCTCTCTCACCACTGTCCAGGTCATCATCCTCCTCACCACAATTTTCTTCCCTGTCATCCACTCCATTGTCATCCCAGACCAGTTTAGGGTCAGTAGAAGGGCTTAATGCAAGTGGATCATCTGAGTTTTGCTTGTTTCTCTATGCCTGGAAGGTTGAATGA
- the LOC117628643 gene encoding 50S ribosomal protein L19, chloroplastic-like: MQSLSAGIRLVQRQRIDSSKIAHFRSIGAYPLSSGSGFSSLASDGSASAKIFESSLGFGSSKGSLFQSLSKFPYRSSASFTTRGFQTETSTSSSNSMLFKSPRPGLLPRETVSPPFPSRCITTGVNPVESATQDSTMSGSDIAPRIKFKRLDKTAKHIMQILDKEALEEVRVQREIPEIKPGYIVQLRVEVPDNKRRVSILKGTVIARRNAGLNTTIRIRRLMSGVGVESLLPLYSPNIKEIKVLDKKRVRRAKLYYIRDKMNALKK; the protein is encoded by the exons ATGCAATCTTTAAGTGCGGGCATCCGTTTGGTCCAAAGGCAAAGAATCGACAGCTCAAAAATTGCTCATTTCAGATCAATTGGAGCTTACCCATTAAGCAGTGGTTCTGGGTTCAGCTCGTTGGCTTCGGATGGCTCGGCCTCTGCCAAGATATTTGAGAGTTCATTGGGGTTTGGGTCTTCCAAAGGTTCCTTATTTCAGTCTCTCTCCAAGTTCCCTTATCGATCTTCGGCCTCATTC ACTACAAGGGGCTTTCAAACTGAGACATCAACATCCTCGAGTAATTCCATGTTATTCAAGAGTCCTCGACCAGGCTTACTTCCACGGGAGACAGTTTCACCTCCTTTCCCCAGCAGGTGCATTACAACAGGGGTAAATCCTGTTGAATCGGCTACTCAAGATTCAACGATGTCTGGGTCTGACATAGCTCCCCGCATCAAATTCAAGAGGCTTGATAAAACTGCCAAGCACATAATGCAG ATTCTAGACAAGGAAGCTCTAGAGGAAGTGAGGGTGCAGAGAGAAATACCGGAAATAAAGCCTGGTTATATTGTGCAACTCAGAGTG GAAGTACCCGACAATAAGCGACGTGTTTCAATCTTGAAAGGCACTGTGATAGCAAGACGCAATGCTGGTCTGAACACTACAATTAGAATCAGGAGGCTCATGTCTGGGGTTGGGGTTGAATCTCTCCTTCCACT GTATTCCCCTAACATAAAGGAGATAAAGGTGCTGGACAAGAAGAGAGTGCGGAGGGCCAAGCTGTACTATATCAGGGACAAAATGAATGCACTTAAGAAGTAA
- the LOC117628644 gene encoding probable serine/threonine-protein kinase WNK3 isoform X2, with translation MPQDLSSDQDTDDADAEFVEVDPTGRYGRYKEILGKGAFKKVYRAFDELEGIEVAWNQVKVADLLRNSEDLERLYSEVHLLKTLKHKNIIKFYNSWVDAKHENINFITEIFTSGTLRQYRRKHKHVDLRALKKWSRQILEGLWYLHNHDPPVIHRDLKCDNIFVNGNQGEVKIGDLGLAAILRQARSAHSVIGTPEFMAPELYEEEYNELVDIYAFGMCLLELVTFEYPYVECTNAAQIFKKVTSGIKPASLAKVTDPGVKAFIEKCITKVSDRLSAKELLMHPFLQSDQDRESISCSLRPETHYSEGSSDQIDIGTKDMDPSPETNKDFTVQGQRKDDTIFLKLRIADSTGHFRNIHFPFDIGADTAIAVASEMVQELDLTDQDVTTIAEIIDAEIQSHIPDWTSSEISGDNIDGEVSTPYSPVSESKDDPSALVHEAILSSNLALERLPSGRKYWSDSPKEGSGNSPGKHGFSNLHSPADSVIAGGTEDNENSTGSHREEDDPNGRDASDSPNGGTEDDEKSPGSLREEDDPTCAGASDSPNGGGHGAATDLHVINGAHPFESEEVKIIAEKLENLLVEQKKELDELKRKHELAISDVLKELPPVFCQKVLDLCKIKIPDYKMLYEADC, from the exons ATGCCACAGGATTTGTCGTCGGACCAAGACACGGACGATGCTGATGCCGAGTTCGTGGAGGTTGATCCCACTGGTCGATACGGTCGG TATAAAGAGATTCTAGGAAAAGGGGCTTTCAAGAAAGT ATATCGAGCATTTGATGAATTGGAAGGAATAGAAGTAGCTTGGAATCAGGTTAAAGTGGCAGATCTATTACGCAACTCTGAAGATTTAGAGCGGCTTTATTCAGAAGTTCATTTGCTTAAGACTTTAAAGCACAAGAATATAATTAAGTTTTACAATTCGTGGGTCGATGCCAAGCATGAGAATATCAACTTTATTACGGAGATCTTCACTTCAGGAACATTGCGGCA ATACCGGAGAAAGCATAAGCATGTTGATTTGAGGGCGTTGAAGAAATGGTCTAGGCAGATTTTAGAAGGCCTTTGGTATCTTCATAATCATGACCCCCCTGTTATCCATCGAGATTTGAAGTGTGACAACATTTTTGTCAATGGGAACCAAGGTGAGGTGAAAATTGGTGACTTAGGACTGGCTGCTATTCTTCGCCAGGCTCGCTCAGCACATAGTGTTATCG GTACTCCGGAGTTTATGGCGCCAGAGCTTTATGAAGAGGAATACAATGAGCTAGTAGACATTTATGCCTTTGGCATGTGCTTGTTAGAATTGGTGACCTTTGAGTATCCATATGTTGAATGTACCAATGCTGCCCAAATATTCAAGAAAGTGACATCA GGAATAAAGCCAGCATCATTGGCGAAAGTGACAGATCCTGGAGTTAAAGCATTTATAGAAAAGTGCATTACGAAAGTCTCTGATCGTTTGTCTGCCAAGGAACTTCTAATGCATCCTTTTCTCCAATCTGATCAAGATCGTGAAAGTATATCTTGTTCTCTACGACCCGAAACTCATTATTCAG AAGGCAGTTCTGATCAGATTGATATTGGAACAAAGGATATGGACCCTTCTCCTGAGACAAATAAAGACTTCACTGTGCAAGGCCAGCGGAAAGACGACACAATATTTCTGAAACTACGCATAGCAGATTCGACAG GTCACTTTCGAAATATCCACTTCCCATTTGACATTGGGGCAGATACTGCAATTGCTGTTGCTAGTGAAATGGTTCAAGAGTTGGACCTAACAGATCAAGATGTCACAACAATTGCTGAAATTATTGACGCTGAAATCCAATCCCACATTCCAGATTGGACATCCAGTGAAATTTCTGGAGATAATATTGATGGTGAGGTCTCAACTCCATATAGCCCAGTTTCTGAGTCTAAGGATGATCCTTCTGCCTTGGTACATGAGGCCATCCTTTCTAGTAATCTTGCATTAGAAAGACTGCCTTCAGGTCGCAAGTACTGGTCTGACTCACCCAAGGAAGGTAGTGGAAATTCTCCAGGGAAGCATGGGTTTTCTAACTTGCATTCTCCAGCAGATTCGGTCATTGCAGGAGGTACTGAAGACAATGAAAATTCTACTGGTAGCCATAGAGAGGAAGACGACCCGAACGGCAGAGATGCCTCTGATTCACCAAATGGTGGTACTGAGGATGATGAAAAATCTCCTGGTAGCCTTAGAGAGGAAGATGATCCAACTTGTGCTGGTGCCTCTGATTCACCAAATGGTGGTGGTCATGGTGCAGCTACTGATCTACATGTTATTAATGGAGCTCATCCATTTGAATCAGAAGAAGTCAAGATCATTGCGGAGAAACTTGAGAATCTATTGGTAGAACAGAAAAAGGAGTTAGACGAGCTCAAGAGGAAGCATGAATTAGCAATATCAGACGTATTGAAGGAACTACCCCCGGTTTTCTGTCAAAAGGTTTTAGATTTATGTAAGATAAAAATTCCGGACTACAAAATGCTTTATGAGGCAGACTGCTAA
- the LOC117628644 gene encoding probable serine/threonine-protein kinase WNK3 isoform X1 has product MPQDLSSDQDTDDADAEFVEVDPTGRYGRYKEILGKGAFKKVYRAFDELEGIEVAWNQVKVADLLRNSEDLERLYSEVHLLKTLKHKNIIKFYNSWVDAKHENINFITEIFTSGTLRQYRRKHKHVDLRALKKWSRQILEGLWYLHNHDPPVIHRDLKCDNIFVNGNQGEVKIGDLGLAAILRQARSAHSVIGTPEFMAPELYEEEYNELVDIYAFGMCLLELVTFEYPYVECTNAAQIFKKVTSGIKPASLAKVTDPGVKAFIEKCITKVSDRLSAKELLMHPFLQSDQDRESISCSLRPETHYSDAEGSSDQIDIGTKDMDPSPETNKDFTVQGQRKDDTIFLKLRIADSTGHFRNIHFPFDIGADTAIAVASEMVQELDLTDQDVTTIAEIIDAEIQSHIPDWTSSEISGDNIDGEVSTPYSPVSESKDDPSALVHEAILSSNLALERLPSGRKYWSDSPKEGSGNSPGKHGFSNLHSPADSVIAGGTEDNENSTGSHREEDDPNGRDASDSPNGGTEDDEKSPGSLREEDDPTCAGASDSPNGGGHGAATDLHVINGAHPFESEEVKIIAEKLENLLVEQKKELDELKRKHELAISDVLKELPPVFCQKVLDLCKIKIPDYKMLYEADC; this is encoded by the exons ATGCCACAGGATTTGTCGTCGGACCAAGACACGGACGATGCTGATGCCGAGTTCGTGGAGGTTGATCCCACTGGTCGATACGGTCGG TATAAAGAGATTCTAGGAAAAGGGGCTTTCAAGAAAGT ATATCGAGCATTTGATGAATTGGAAGGAATAGAAGTAGCTTGGAATCAGGTTAAAGTGGCAGATCTATTACGCAACTCTGAAGATTTAGAGCGGCTTTATTCAGAAGTTCATTTGCTTAAGACTTTAAAGCACAAGAATATAATTAAGTTTTACAATTCGTGGGTCGATGCCAAGCATGAGAATATCAACTTTATTACGGAGATCTTCACTTCAGGAACATTGCGGCA ATACCGGAGAAAGCATAAGCATGTTGATTTGAGGGCGTTGAAGAAATGGTCTAGGCAGATTTTAGAAGGCCTTTGGTATCTTCATAATCATGACCCCCCTGTTATCCATCGAGATTTGAAGTGTGACAACATTTTTGTCAATGGGAACCAAGGTGAGGTGAAAATTGGTGACTTAGGACTGGCTGCTATTCTTCGCCAGGCTCGCTCAGCACATAGTGTTATCG GTACTCCGGAGTTTATGGCGCCAGAGCTTTATGAAGAGGAATACAATGAGCTAGTAGACATTTATGCCTTTGGCATGTGCTTGTTAGAATTGGTGACCTTTGAGTATCCATATGTTGAATGTACCAATGCTGCCCAAATATTCAAGAAAGTGACATCA GGAATAAAGCCAGCATCATTGGCGAAAGTGACAGATCCTGGAGTTAAAGCATTTATAGAAAAGTGCATTACGAAAGTCTCTGATCGTTTGTCTGCCAAGGAACTTCTAATGCATCCTTTTCTCCAATCTGATCAAGATCGTGAAAGTATATCTTGTTCTCTACGACCCGAAACTCATTATTCAG ATGCAGAAGGCAGTTCTGATCAGATTGATATTGGAACAAAGGATATGGACCCTTCTCCTGAGACAAATAAAGACTTCACTGTGCAAGGCCAGCGGAAAGACGACACAATATTTCTGAAACTACGCATAGCAGATTCGACAG GTCACTTTCGAAATATCCACTTCCCATTTGACATTGGGGCAGATACTGCAATTGCTGTTGCTAGTGAAATGGTTCAAGAGTTGGACCTAACAGATCAAGATGTCACAACAATTGCTGAAATTATTGACGCTGAAATCCAATCCCACATTCCAGATTGGACATCCAGTGAAATTTCTGGAGATAATATTGATGGTGAGGTCTCAACTCCATATAGCCCAGTTTCTGAGTCTAAGGATGATCCTTCTGCCTTGGTACATGAGGCCATCCTTTCTAGTAATCTTGCATTAGAAAGACTGCCTTCAGGTCGCAAGTACTGGTCTGACTCACCCAAGGAAGGTAGTGGAAATTCTCCAGGGAAGCATGGGTTTTCTAACTTGCATTCTCCAGCAGATTCGGTCATTGCAGGAGGTACTGAAGACAATGAAAATTCTACTGGTAGCCATAGAGAGGAAGACGACCCGAACGGCAGAGATGCCTCTGATTCACCAAATGGTGGTACTGAGGATGATGAAAAATCTCCTGGTAGCCTTAGAGAGGAAGATGATCCAACTTGTGCTGGTGCCTCTGATTCACCAAATGGTGGTGGTCATGGTGCAGCTACTGATCTACATGTTATTAATGGAGCTCATCCATTTGAATCAGAAGAAGTCAAGATCATTGCGGAGAAACTTGAGAATCTATTGGTAGAACAGAAAAAGGAGTTAGACGAGCTCAAGAGGAAGCATGAATTAGCAATATCAGACGTATTGAAGGAACTACCCCCGGTTTTCTGTCAAAAGGTTTTAGATTTATGTAAGATAAAAATTCCGGACTACAAAATGCTTTATGAGGCAGACTGCTAA